A stretch of Microtus pennsylvanicus isolate mMicPen1 chromosome 5, mMicPen1.hap1, whole genome shotgun sequence DNA encodes these proteins:
- the Ebf3 gene encoding transcription factor COE3 isoform X14, with amino-acid sequence MCRVLLTHEIMCSRCCDKKSCGNRNETPSDPVIIDRFFLKFFLKCNQNCLKNAGNPRDMRRFQVVVSTTVNVDGHVLAVSDNMFVHNNSKHGRRARRLDPSEGTAPSYLENATPCIKAISPSEGWTTGGATVIIIGDNFFDGLQVVFGTMLVWSELITPHAIRVQTPPRHIPGVVEVTLSYKSKQFCKGAPGRFVYTALNEPTIDYGFQRLQKVIPRHPGDPERLPKEVLLKRAADLVEALYGMPHNNQEIILKRAADIAEALYSVPRNHNQIPTLGNTPAHTGMMGVNSFSSQLAVNVSETSQANDQVGYSRNTSSVSPRGYVPSSTPQQSNYNTVSTSMNGYGSGAMANLGVPGSPGFLNGSSANSPYGIVPSSPTMAASSVTLPSNCSSTHGIFSFSPANVISAVKQKSAFAPVVRPQASPPPSCTSANGNGLQGSLLGAEDATVEKTNWPFCEVGGIFHFDELMLKKGTGKLCLGW; translated from the exons ATTCTTTCTAAAATTCTTCCTCAAGTGCAATCAGAACTGCTTGAAGAATGCAGGCAACCCTCGGGACATGCGGAGGTTCCAG GTCGTTGTATCGACAACAGTCAACGTGGACGGCCACGTGCTGGCCGTGTCTGACAACATGTTTGTGCACAACAATTCCAAACACGGGAGGCGGGCCCGCCGCCTAGACCCGTCAGAAGGTACGGCCCCTTCTTATCTGGAAAATG CCACTCCGTGCATCAAGGCCATCAGCCCCAGTGAAGGCTGGACCACGGGGGGCGCCACTGTGATCATCATCGGGGACAACTTCTTTGACGGTCTACAAGTTGTATTCGGAACCATGTTGGTGTGGAGCGAG CTGATAACCCCCCACGCCATCCGAGTGCAGACACCTCCGCGGCACATCCCTGGTGTTGTGGAAGTCACCCTCTCCTACAAGTCCAAGCAGTTCTGCAAAGGTGCTCCTGGGCGCTTTGTCTACACCG CCCTCAATGAGCCAACCATAGATTACGGCTTCCAGAGGTTGCAGAAAGTGATACCCAGACATCCAGGTGATCCCGAAAGGTTACCCAAG GAAGTGTTGCTGAAAAGGGCAGCAGACCTTGTGGAAGCCTTGTACGGGATGCCTCACAACAACCAG GAGATCATCCTGAAGAGAGCGGCTGACATCGCTGAGGCATTGTACAGCGTTCCCCGCAATCACAACCAGATTCCCACATTGGGCAACACACCGGCGCACACTGGCATGATGGGCGTGAACTCCTTCAGCAGCCAGCTCGCGGTTAATGTGTCAGAGACCTCACAAGCCAATGACCAAG TCGGCTACAGTCGCAATACAAGCAGCGTGTCCCCGCGAGGCTACGTCCCCAGCAGTACTCCCCAGCAGTCCAATTACAACACAGTCAGCACTAGCATGAATGGATATGGAAGTGGCGCCATGGCCAATCTAGGGGTCCCTGGCTCGCCTGGATTTCTTAATGGCTCCTCCGCTAACTCTCCCTACGGCA TAGTGCCGTCCAGCCCCACCATGGCAGCCTCTTCGGTCACCCTCCCTTCAAACTGTAGCAGCACACACGGCATTTTCTCATTCTCACCTGCCAATGTCATCTCCGCAGTGAAACAGAAGAGCGCTTTTGCGCCCGTGGTCCGGCCCCAAGCCTCGCCTCCTCCTTCCTGCACCAGCGCCAACGGGAACGGACTGCAAG gctcTCTGCTGGGTGCCGAGGACGCAACCGTGGAGAAGACAAACTGGCCCTTTTGTGAAGTCGGTGGTATATTCCACTTTGATGAACTAATGCTCAAAAAAGGAACTGGAAAG CTATGTCTGGGCTGGTAG